One Spodoptera frugiperda isolate SF20-4 chromosome 10, AGI-APGP_CSIRO_Sfru_2.0, whole genome shotgun sequence genomic region harbors:
- the LOC118277218 gene encoding cyclin-dependent kinase 11B-like: MNSTNIFNVLEEVNLDLQNCRSIEEFQFLDRVNEGTFGVVYRGSDKKTGDIVALKHFKKINETTGFSIAAQRELDLLMEMEHINIVTGHEIAVGSRSDEVFLVMEYVPNEMNSLMHTMRNNRVTFGPEHVKCLMVQLLTAVQYLHHSSVFHRDLKPSNILITEDGILKVADFGMARDFDIPYQQYTPVVVTRWYRAPELLLHSKTYGTPIDMWSVGCIFAELMNLQPLFPGSSEINQLKVIFEVLGTPSDTVWPGYTKLTLASNIMFDEYPSGGLRKKIDQDLLTDNGFSLLLELLTYDPSMRATSTEALLHPYFDEQPLAVEPAMFMTSLWSEYSGSDTGNDQQYSGCDTWYDEQYSRTDTGEDLTSASNSSVGTSDNDDGAT; encoded by the coding sequence ATGAattctacaaatattttcaacGTATTGGAAGAAGTGAACCTAGATTTACAGAACTGTAGATCGATTGAGGAGTTCCAATTTCTCGATAGAGTTAACGAAGGAACATTTGGAGTCGTTTACAGAGGCAGCGACAAGAAAACAGGCGACATTGTTGccctaaaacattttaaaaaaattaacgagACGACAGGATTCTCCATCGCCGCGCAGAGAGAGCTCGACCTACTGATGGAGATGGAGCACATCAATATTGTCACAGGACACGAGATCGCGGTGGGCTCCAGAAGTGACGAGGTATTCCTAGTTATGGAATATGTGCCCAATGAAATGAACAGTTTAATGCACACAATGCGTAACAACAGGGTAACGTTTGGCCCCGAACACGTAAAGTGCCTCATGGTTCAATTACTGACCGCCGTTCAATATCTCCACCACAGCAGTGTATTTCACCGTGATCTCAAACCATCCAATATTCTAATTACTGAAGATGGTATACTGAAGGTGGCAGATTTCGGCATGGCCCGAGATTTTGATATCCCCTATCAGCAATATACGCCGGTTGTGGTAACGCGCTGGTACCGTGCGCCCGAGCTGCTACTACACAGCAAAACATACGGCACTCCTATAGACATGTGGAGTGTCGGGTGCATATTTGCTGAACTGATGAATTTGCAGCCGCTGTTTCCCGGGTCATCCGAAATTAATCAGTTAAAAGTAATATTCGAGGTTCTGGGTACACCATCAGACACAGTTTGGCCCGGCTATACCAAGTTAACACTGGCAAGCAATATAATGTTCGACGAGTATCCATCGGGCGGGTTGCGCAAGAAGATAGACCAGGACCTACTCACGGATAATGGATTTTCTTTGCTGCTGGAGTTGTTGACGTATGATCCGTCAATGCGCGCGACATCAACTGAGGCATTGCTGCATCCCTACTTTGACGAGCAGCCGTTAGCGGTGGAGCCGGCCATGTTTATGACGTCGCTGTGGTCAGAGTACTCCGGCTCTGACACGGGAAATGACCAGCAGTACTCCGGCTGTGACACATGGTACGACGAGCAGTACTCCAGAACTGACACGGGAGAGGATCTTACCTCCGCTTCAAATTCTTCCGTTGGCACATCGGACAACGATGACGGCGCGACGTAA
- the LOC118277721 gene encoding cyclin-dependent kinase 11B-like yields the protein MVSVNNQTSVGVRDDSSSRKSGLKKTAKGRVYKNKRPTEKQNHKHKTSKRKTQEEQQTTRAKSPIRPSYQRWRSVRSVDEFTYLNRIDEGVFGVIHAAKDKRTGEIVALKQLKKINEREGYSIAARRELGMLLRMKHPNIVAGRGLASSSRCDQVFIVMELIDYDLKTFMETMQSNQQLFSVEQVKCLMKQLLKAVQHLHDHHVIHCDLQTSNILLSNEGVLKVADFGKARNYKFPPVQYTPDAVTRWYRAPELLLLFNEYSSPVDMWSIGCLFAELLTLLPLFLGTSELDQIDKIFMALGTPSDSIWPGYSESPMVQMITFDDYSPGELRKMISRELLSKEGLSLLHGFLTYDPSRRITAAAALEHPYFNEQPVAMEPAMFMTSSAR from the coding sequence aTGGTTTCTGTGAACAATCAAACGTCAGTTGGAGTTCGAGATGATTCTTCGTCTCGCAAAAGCGGTTTGAAGAAGACAGCAAAGGGCAGAgtctacaaaaacaaaagaccGACGGAAAAACAGAATCACAAGCACAAGACGTCCAAGAGGAAAACACAAGAAGAACAACAAACCACTCGTGCTAAATCTCCTATCCGTCCGTCGTACCAGCGTTGGCGATCTGTTCGATCTGTAGACGAGTTCACATATCTAAACAGAATTGATGAAGGAGTATTCGGAGTGATCCATGCAGCCAAAGACAAACGGACGGGTGAAATTGTTGCTCTCAAACAACTCAAAAAGATAAATGAAAGGGAAGGATACTCCATCGCCGCTCGGAGAGAGCTTGGTATGTTGCTGAGGATGAAGCATCCCAATATTGTCGCAGGCCGAGGACTAGCGTCGAGTTCCAGATGTGACCAAGTATTCATAGTCATGGAGCTCATCGACTACGACTTGAAGACTTTCATGGAGACAATGCAAAGTAACCAGCAACTGTTTTCAGTAGAACAGGTGAAATGCCTGATGAAGCAGTTGTTGAAGGCGGTACAACACCTTCACGACCATCACGTCATACACTGCGATCTACAAACTAGCAATATCTTGTTGTCGAACGAAGGTGTGCTGAAAGTGGCAGATTTTGGCAAGGCCCGAAACTATAAATTCCCTCCTGTGCAATATACGCCAGACGCAGTTACGCGCTGGTATCGGGCACCTGAACTTTTGCTGCTGTTCAACGAATACTCCTCGCCAGTCGACATGTGGAGTATTGGGTGCTTATTCGCGGAATTGCTAACATTGCTGCCTCTGTTTCTCGGCACATCTGAGTTGGACCAAATCGACAAGATATTTATGGCTTTGGGGACGCCTTCAGACTCCATTTGGCCGGGTTACAGCGAATCACCAATGGTACAAATGATCACGTTCGACGACTACTCTCCGGGCGAGTTGCGCAAAATGATAAGTCGTGAACTACTATCAAAAGAAGGGCTATCTTTGCTGCATGGTTTTCTGACTTACGATCCTTCACGAAGGATCACAGCAGCCGCTGCGTTAGAGCACCCATATTTCAACGAGCAGCCGGTGGCGATGGAGCCGGCCATGTTCATGACGTCGTCCGCTCGCTGA
- the LOC118277239 gene encoding cyclin-dependent kinase 11B-like, whose product MNSVKSFNMLEEVNLDLQNCRSIEEFHLLDRVNEGTFGVVYRARDKTGFSIAAQRELDLLMEMEHINIVTGHEIAVGSRSDEVFLVMEYVPNEMNSLMHTMRNNRVTFGPEHVKCLMLQLLTAVQYLHHSRVFHRDLKPSNILITEDGILKVADFGMARDYDIPYQQYTPVVVTRWYRAPELLLHSDTYGTPIDMWSVGCIFAELMNLQPLFPGSSEINQLKVIFEVLGTPSDTVWPGYSKLTLTSNIIFDEFPSGGLRKKIDQDLLTDNGFSLLLELLTYDPSMRATSTEALLHPYFDEQPLAVEPAMFMTSLWSEYSDSDTGNDQQYSGSDTWYDEQYSRTDTGEDLTSKH is encoded by the exons ATGAATTCTGTGAAGAGTTTCAACATGTTGGAAGAAGTGAACCTAGATTTACAGAACTGTAGATCGATTGAGGAGTTCCATCTTCTCGATAGAGTTAACGAAGGAACATTTGGAGTTGTATACAGAGCAAGGGACAA GACAGGATTCTCCATCGCCGCGCAGAGAGAGCTCGACCTACTGATGGAGATGGAGCACATCAACATTGTCACAGGGCACGAGATCGCGGTGGGCTCCAGAAGTGACGAGGTATTCCTAGTTATGGAATATGTGCCAAACGAAATGAACAGCTTAATGCATACAATGCGTAACAACAGGGTAACGTTTGGCCCCGAACACGTAAAGTGCCTCATGCTTCAATTACTGACCGCCGTTCAATATCTCCACCACAGCCGTGTATTTCACCGTGATCTCAAACCATCCAATATTCTAATTACTGAAGATGGCATACTGAAGGTGGCAGATTTCGGAATGGCCCGAGATTATGATATCCCGTATCAGCAATATACGCCGGTTGTGGTAACGCGCTGGTACCGTGCGCCCGAGCTGCTACTACACAGCGACACATACGGCACTCCTATAGACATGTGGAGTGTCGGGTGCATATTCGCTGAGCTGATGAATTTGCAGCCGCTGTTTCCCGGGTCATCCGAAATTAATCAGTTAAAAGTAATTTTCGAGGTTCTGGGTACACCATCAGACACAGTTTGGCCCGGCTATAGCAAGTTGACACTGACAAGCAATATAATATTCGACGAGTTTCCATCTGGCGGGTTGCGCAAGAAGATAGACCAGGACCTACTCACGGATAACGGATTTTCTCTGCTGCTTGAGTTGTTGACATACGATCCGTCAATGCGCGCGACATCAACTGAGGCATTGCTGCACCCTTACTTTGACGAGCAGCCGTTGGCGGTGGAGCCGGCCATGTTTATGACGTCGCTGTGGTCAGAGTACTCAGACTCTGATACGGGAAATGACCAGCAGTACTCCGGCTCAGACACATGGTACGACGAGCAGTACTCCAGAACTGACACGGGAGAGGATCTTACCTCTAAACACTAA